A single region of the Thermovirga sp. genome encodes:
- a CDS encoding glycine--tRNA ligase subunit alpha, producing the protein MNLQEIMMRLQRFWAEQGCVIHQPYDIEVGAGTMNPATTLRVLGPEPWRVAYVEPSRRPADGRYGQNPNRLQHYYQFQVVIKPAPEEIQETYLESLRTLGIEPA; encoded by the coding sequence GTGAACCTGCAGGAGATAATGATGCGCCTTCAAAGATTCTGGGCTGAACAGGGGTGCGTGATCCATCAACCCTATGATATCGAGGTTGGGGCCGGCACCATGAATCCGGCTACCACCCTGCGGGTACTCGGCCCCGAACCCTGGAGAGTCGCCTACGTGGAACCATCGAGACGGCCGGCCGACGGAAGGTACGGGCAGAACCCGAACCGGCTCCAGCACTACTACCAGTTCCAGGTGGTAATTAAACCCGCCCCGGAGGAAATACAAGAGACTTATCTTGAGAGCCTTAGGACCCTTGGGATAGAACCGGC
- the recO gene encoding DNA repair protein RecO, with protein sequence MEGKAGQRLFRKRGVVLRRRDTNEGDRSVYVLLREEGPVWLIAPGGARGKVRLGGATDPLVWGTFHIYRGPNRWYLREVDVRKDFLLLRKYPSRIRKAAEWAASLVKYTLPGHASDDLLPIFYWSLCVLESGRLREDLADWRFYWRWLRSWGLAPNLERCQECGAVLGEALFRGESLLCAKCSSGGRGVKLSARDQSELFAVSVLDHEKILTMKDLPRIDPRKVQSCTRMLARTLSDRV encoded by the coding sequence TTGGAGGGCAAGGCCGGCCAGAGATTGTTCCGCAAACGCGGGGTAGTCCTTCGAAGAAGGGACACCAACGAGGGCGATCGGAGCGTTTATGTCCTCCTCAGGGAAGAGGGGCCGGTATGGCTCATCGCCCCCGGCGGGGCCAGGGGCAAGGTCAGGCTCGGGGGGGCCACCGATCCGCTGGTTTGGGGTACATTTCACATATATAGAGGGCCCAACCGGTGGTACTTGAGAGAAGTGGATGTCCGGAAGGATTTCTTGTTACTGAGAAAGTACCCGTCCCGTATAAGGAAGGCGGCCGAGTGGGCCGCGTCTTTGGTAAAATATACACTTCCGGGTCATGCTTCTGACGACCTTTTGCCTATTTTTTACTGGTCCCTGTGTGTCCTGGAATCGGGCCGGCTCAGAGAAGACTTGGCCGATTGGCGTTTCTACTGGAGATGGTTGAGGAGCTGGGGCCTCGCTCCCAACCTCGAGCGTTGCCAGGAATGTGGCGCCGTGCTTGGGGAGGCCCTTTTTCGCGGGGAATCACTCCTTTGCGCCAAGTGCTCCAGCGGCGGGCGCGGGGTGAAGCTCAGTGCCCGGGACCAAAGTGAACTCTTCGCGGTTTCGGTGCTGGATCACGAGAAGATACTGACAATGAAGGACCTTCCCAGGATCGATCCCAGGAAGGTCCAGTCCTGCACCAGGATGCTTGCAAGGACCCTGTCGGACAGGGTGTAA
- a CDS encoding GTPase Era — protein MSRDPAFRSGFVAIVGRPNVGKSTLVNALVGGKAAIVSDKPQTTRNSIRAVLNDPRGQIVFVDTPGLHRPLHTLGRFMERQAAVSLEMADVVCFMVEAGDSRIGKADGIILDLLQRVRVPVVLIVNKVDVSGPPGADDGWKCFTGKREFAHVLLVSALEGRNLDLLLEVLFSLLLPGPPIFDDERLVDCTERFIAAEVIREKVLEHTDQEVPHSVAVVVEEFKSPEEYPDRRNLLVRATLFVERAGQKAILIGRSGTKLKRIGEHARKELEEVFGYDVYLDLWVKVRPGWRNSEKELRRLGYT, from the coding sequence ATGAGCCGGGATCCCGCGTTCAGATCCGGTTTCGTGGCGATCGTGGGAAGACCCAACGTGGGGAAATCGACGCTGGTCAACGCCCTGGTGGGCGGCAAGGCCGCCATAGTTTCCGACAAGCCTCAGACCACGAGGAACAGCATCAGGGCAGTGCTGAACGATCCGCGGGGTCAGATCGTCTTCGTCGATACACCGGGGCTTCACAGGCCCCTTCATACCCTTGGTCGTTTCATGGAGAGACAGGCGGCGGTTTCCCTTGAGATGGCCGATGTCGTGTGTTTCATGGTGGAGGCGGGGGATAGCAGGATCGGTAAGGCTGACGGAATTATCCTGGACCTCTTGCAAAGGGTTCGTGTCCCCGTTGTACTCATCGTGAACAAAGTCGACGTCTCGGGCCCCCCCGGGGCGGACGATGGCTGGAAATGCTTCACCGGTAAGAGGGAATTCGCCCATGTCCTGCTCGTATCCGCCCTTGAAGGGCGTAATCTTGACCTCCTGTTGGAGGTTCTTTTTTCTCTTTTGCTCCCCGGTCCCCCCATCTTCGACGACGAAAGGCTGGTGGACTGCACCGAGCGCTTCATTGCGGCCGAAGTGATCAGGGAAAAGGTTCTCGAGCATACCGATCAGGAGGTACCCCATAGCGTCGCGGTGGTCGTGGAGGAATTCAAATCTCCCGAAGAGTATCCCGACAGGAGGAATCTCCTGGTACGTGCCACCCTTTTCGTCGAAAGGGCGGGTCAGAAGGCCATTCTCATCGGCAGGAGCGGTACGAAACTCAAGCGTATCGGTGAGCACGCCCGAAAGGAATTGGAGGAGGTTTTCGGTTACGATGTTTACCTGGACCTCTGGGTCAAGGTCAGGCCGGGATGGAGGAACTCTGAAAAGGAACTCCGGAGGTTGGGCTATACCTAG
- a CDS encoding cytidine deaminase yields MKASCEEKPLSKADLGALMGQARAARELAYAPYSGFPVGAALLSGLGDVFRAGNVENSSFGLSVCAERNAISVMVACGAANPVAIAVAGPPGVPCPPCGACRQVLAEFNPAMTIVLEDGAGGLEILSLEVLFPRPFRLKDERE; encoded by the coding sequence ATGAAGGCATCTTGCGAAGAAAAACCCCTTTCCAAGGCTGATCTCGGTGCGCTTATGGGACAAGCGAGGGCTGCGCGAGAGCTGGCCTACGCACCCTACTCGGGTTTTCCCGTGGGTGCCGCCCTGCTCTCTGGGCTCGGTGATGTCTTCCGGGCCGGCAACGTGGAGAATAGTAGTTTCGGTCTTTCTGTGTGCGCCGAGAGGAACGCCATCTCCGTGATGGTGGCTTGCGGAGCGGCGAACCCCGTGGCCATAGCCGTTGCGGGACCTCCGGGCGTCCCCTGTCCTCCCTGCGGGGCTTGCAGGCAGGTCCTGGCGGAATTCAACCCCGCCATGACCATTGTCCTTGAAGACGGCGCCGGTGGGTTGGAAATCCTTTCACTGGAGGTACTTTTCCCCAGACCCTTCAGGCTGAAAGACGAAAGAGAATGA